The genomic region CTCAACTATGACGAGGAGATTTTGGCGAAAGCGATCGCGGTGAAAACGTACAAGGGCCGGATTGCTCGGATCGAGCACCTGACCCACGACATTCGCGGCATCGAAATCGAACTCGGCTCCCCAATGAAGTTTTGGGCGGGGCAATATGTCGACATCACGGTTACCACGCAAAAAGGGGAGACGATTACGCGCTCGTTCTCCATGGCAAATACGCCGGACCAAACCCAAAAACTCTCCTTCATCATCAAAAAATACCCTGAGGGAAAGTTCTCGGGAGAACTCGATTCCGGAGGAATCGAGGCCGGAGCCGAAGTCACCGTCGTCGGACCCTACGGAACCTGCTTCCGCCGCGACGAACGGCAAGGACCCCTGATCCTGGTCGGCGCCGGCTCTGGCATGTCGCCGATCTGGTCGATCCTCAACGATCACCTGAGGAGCGGCGAAAAACGTCCGGTCTATTTCTTCTACGGCGCCCGCACCCGCAACGACCTGTTTTATCTCGACAGGATCGCCGAGCTGGTCGGCAATCATTCCGACGTCACCTTCATTCCCGTGCTGTCGCACGCCAATGACGACGCCGAATGGCAAGGCGAGCGCGGCTTCGTGCACCAGAGTGTCGACGCCAAGCTCAAGCAACTGGCGGTCGACGGGCAGGGCGATGTCCATGCCTGTGGCCCGCCGCCGATGATCGATGCGCTGCAGCCGGTCCTGTTCATGAACGGGTTCGAGACCGAGCGGATCTTCTTCGACAAGTTCACCACATCGGCGGGTGCAACGTCGGCCCACTGAGGGCGATCGCGCACCTGTAATCACAACCGCAACAAGGGAGAGAGACTATGCCAGCCACCTCGAGTTCAGTCGGTTCCGGAGCCGCCGGCGCGGCGATCTTCGCCGATTCCGACAGCCGCAAGTACCGGTATTTCGACCCGAAGGGCCAGCGCGCCACCCATTACGAAGACATGACGGTCGATGTGCAGCCTGACCCGGAACGCTACCTGATCCAGGACTGGATCATCTCCTTCGCCGACGGCAACGGCGCCTATGTCAAGCAGAACACCGCCGCGCAGAGCACCAACTGGCATGCCTTCCGCGCCCCCGACCAGGAATGGGAGCGCACGCACTACCAGCGCCAGTCGAAGATCGAGACGATGGTGCAGAGCGTCATCAACAATGCGCGCAAATCAGGCACCCCGAAGACCTTCGACAAGGCCTGGGTCAAGATCCTGCAGACGCAGCTCGGCGCCTGGAAACATGCCGAATTCGGGCTCGGCACCTCGCTGATGCAGGCGCAGCGCTACGGCTACACCCAGATGATCAACAACGCGACGCTGACCAACTCGTCCTACAAGCTGCGGCTTGCCCAGGACATCACGCTCTACCTTGCCGAGATCGGCATGGACCTGCCCGGCTGGGACGACGAACTCGGCAAGAAGGCCTGGCTCGAGGACAAGAACTGGCAGGGTACGCGCGAAGCGGTCGAAACCATCATGGGCGCGACTGACTATCTCGAGCAGTATTTCGCCATCAACATCATCTTCGAGCCGCTGGTGGGCGAGGTGTTCCGCTCCGGATTCCTGATGCAGATCGCCGCCGCCAACCATGACTTCATCACGCCGGCGGTGATCTCGGCCGCCGAGGCCGACTACGAGCGCAACCTCGCCAACACGATCGACCTCATGCACATCCTCGCCAACGACGAGAAATACGGCGCGGCCAACAAGAAGCTCTTCCAGGGCTGGGTCAAGAAACACGGCGCGCTCGCCGACAAGGCAGCCATCGGCCTGCAGCCGATCTGGTCGATGCCACATTCCAAGCCGGTCGCGTTCGCGGATGTCCGCGCCAAATCCGAAGAACGGATTGGCCAGATCCTCGGCGAACTCGGCCTCAAGCGCTGAAACAGGAGAAATCGTCATGTCACTAGCAGCACGCGACGCTACGCATTCCAACATCTTCAAGGCGATGAAGGACATCACCTTCGAACAGACGATTTCGCACCAGTGCGGCGTCACCATGAACGACTCGGTCGAGGCTCGCGCCATCGCCGAATTCATGGGCCAGAAGCCGGGGGTGACCATCACCTACCAGCCGGCGCTGATCCGCATCGACGGTGACGGCAAG from Mesorhizobium shangrilense harbors:
- a CDS encoding NADH:ubiquinone reductase (Na(+)-transporting) subunit F, with the translated sequence MSETHTVRLSPVGVEFDVEHGETVLNAAFRQGIALPHGCKEGQCSACKSVLLDGEVDMLKYSTFALNDMEKESGHVLLCRCIAYSDLEVELLNYDEEILAKAIAVKTYKGRIARIEHLTHDIRGIEIELGSPMKFWAGQYVDITVTTQKGETITRSFSMANTPDQTQKLSFIIKKYPEGKFSGELDSGGIEAGAEVTVVGPYGTCFRRDERQGPLILVGAGSGMSPIWSILNDHLRSGEKRPVYFFYGARTRNDLFYLDRIAELVGNHSDVTFIPVLSHANDDAEWQGERGFVHQSVDAKLKQLAVDGQGDVHACGPPPMIDALQPVLFMNGFETERIFFDKFTTSAGATSAH
- a CDS encoding aromatic/alkene monooxygenase hydroxylase subunit beta, which encodes MPATSSSVGSGAAGAAIFADSDSRKYRYFDPKGQRATHYEDMTVDVQPDPERYLIQDWIISFADGNGAYVKQNTAAQSTNWHAFRAPDQEWERTHYQRQSKIETMVQSVINNARKSGTPKTFDKAWVKILQTQLGAWKHAEFGLGTSLMQAQRYGYTQMINNATLTNSSYKLRLAQDITLYLAEIGMDLPGWDDELGKKAWLEDKNWQGTREAVETIMGATDYLEQYFAINIIFEPLVGEVFRSGFLMQIAAANHDFITPAVISAAEADYERNLANTIDLMHILANDEKYGAANKKLFQGWVKKHGALADKAAIGLQPIWSMPHSKPVAFADVRAKSEERIGQILGELGLKR
- a CDS encoding MmoB/DmpM family protein; the encoded protein is MSLAARDATHSNIFKAMKDITFEQTISHQCGVTMNDSVEARAIAEFMGQKPGVTITYQPALIRIDGDGKLIFKMDAIGEYLGREISAETFEVNTSTHYGRMVRVDDNTVILFGNMDEMFEYIE